The DNA window ACTTTGTATTGATACGATTCAGGAGAAAACAACAAAATTTTCTTTTGAGAAAAAAGAAATTGAGAACATATTAGTAATAAAAAGAGTAATTTTTTCTTCATTATCATTTAAAATAATCTAAGGGGAATCTGTATTCGTCCTTTATTTCTCCTAACAAATAGTCTGCCATTACGAGTAATCTAGCGTCATCTGTAGTGGCCTTTATCGAGCTTATATATCCACTGGGAATGTGTAAAATTTCTAAATTTTGGTCATTGATTTCAAACTCCAATACCGTAGATTCTGGATTAGGATTTTCCCAGTTATCTATTTGAATTAATTTGATTAAAAAACTTCCTTTAATAGCGGAAAACCATCTTTGTTCGATTCTGTGACCTTGCCAAGCTCTTTCGATAGAGAGGTCTTTGTTTTCTATGATGTAAATTCTCTTGATGGAGGACGCATCAAAATCATTATTGTAACGCAGTATTCCTCTGTGGTCTTGGAAATGATTTCCGTTTATAATAGATGGATTCACGTGACTTTGTTTTTTTTTAAATTTTTACTAAAAATCTATGTTTTTATTTCTCGCAGATTCTCGCGGATGGTTTTTTACTATATTGTTTTTTCTTGCGGAGGTTTTTATTTCTCGCAGATTTTCGCAAATTTTATTCGCGGATTCTCGCGGATGGTTTTTTACTATATTGTTTTTTCTTGCGGAGGTTTTTATTTCTCGCAGATTTTCGCAAATTTTATTCGCAGATTCTCGCGGATGCTTTTTTACTATTTTTTTTTCTTGCGGAGGTTTTTATTTCTCGCAGATTTTCGCAAATTTTATTCGCAGATTCTCGCGGATGGTTTTTTACTATATTGTTTTTTCTTGCGGAGGTTTTTATTTCTCGCAGATTCTCGCGGATGCTTTTTTACTATTTTTTTTCTTGCGGAGGTTTTTATTTCTCGCAGATTTTCGCGGATTTTATTCGCAGATTTTTGCGGATGTTTTTTTTTATTTCTTGCGAATTTCTTTAAATTATTAGATTAAAAAGATTACATTGGATATTGTAAAACGTCTTCACCAAAAATTTCTTTTCTGATTAAAGGCAATTTAGAAATGAGTTTTTTCAATCCATCTACCCCTTGTTGTTCTGTGTTGTGAGAATGATAATCTTCAATTTTAGACATATCTTCTTCTCCTTCAGAGAAATATTTGGCGTAGTTTAAGTCTCTATTATCTGCAGGAATTCTGTAGAAATCTCCCATGTCTTCTGCTTTTTGCATTTCTTCTCTGGTGCAGAGCGTTTCGTAGAGTTTTTCGCCGTGTCTGGTCCCAATGATTTTCACAGGCACTTCTTTTCCTGTAAGTTGTATTAATGCTTTTGCCAAGTCTCCAATGCTTCCAGCTGGCGCTTTGTTTACGAATAAATCTCCAGGATTTCCGTTTTCGAAAGCAAATAACACTAAGTCTACCGCATCTTCAAGAGACATGAAGAAACGCGACATATTAGGGTCTGTGATGGTGATTGGTTCGCCTTTTTGAATTTGGCTTAAAAACAATGGGATTACAGAACCTCTAGAAGCCATTACGTTTCCGTATCTGGTAAGACACACCACGGTATCTGTGAGATTTCTAGATTCTGCTACCGCCACTTTTTCCATCATGGCTTTAGAAATTCCCATGGCATTGATAGGATAAGCTGCTTTGTCAGTAGAAAGACAAATTACTTTTTTCACGCCATTTTGCGCTGCCGCTCTGATGACGTTTTGTGTACCTTCTACATTGGCTTTTACAGCTTGCATTGGGAAAAACTCACAAGAAGGCACCTGTTTCAAGGCAGCTGCATGAAAGATGTAATCTACTCCTCTTGTTGCGGGTTCTACTGATGAATAGTCTCTTACATCGCCGATGTAGTATTTTATTTTATCATTTTTATAGAGGTTTCTCATATCATCCTGTTTCTTTTCGTCGCGTGAAAAAATCCTGATTTCTGAGAAATGGTCTGTATGTAAAAAACGATTAAGAACTGCGGTTCCGAAAGAACCTGTTCCGCCTGTGATAAGAAGGATTTTATCTTTGATTTGCATGATGGGTCAATAGGTTAATAATTTCAAAAATTTTATTTGGAATTTTACTTGTAGACTTTTTTATGTCTTTTTGCAAAGATAGTGATAATGCTTCAACTAAGGATTTTTTATCACAAGGATTAAAAAGTAAAGAAGGTTCACAAGCTGCATGCATATAAGGTAAATCTGCCCCAATAATTTTACAATCTTTTTCAATGGCTTCAATAATACTCAATCCAAAACTTTCGGCTAGAGATGGATATACTACATATTCTGCGCATTGTAATATTTCAGAAACTTTAGTTCTGTCAACCATTCCTACATTTTTAATAGGAATATTTTTCATTTGTTTATCAGCAATTAAATCTATAATTTCTTTTTCGCGATTGCTTATTGTGAGGATCAACTCTCCTTTATGGAATTTCTGATAAAATTCTGAGAAGGCTTCAATGAGGATTCTATGGTTTTTACTTACAAAAGCATCACCTATATAGGTATAAGTATTTTCAATTTTATCGACTTGTTTAGTATCAGGAAGTCTGGGATAAAAAGGCATTTCAAGAATTTTATTTTCTGAAATTTTAAATTTTTTAGCTAACGCATTTTTTATTTTATCGGATTGCACCATCCAGTAATCGGTATTCTGAATTTTGATTTTAAGGATTAATGCTTTGAGGCCATAAACCCATTTTTGTTTTAGGCTAAGATCCTCTGGCAATTCTAAAAATAAGCTTTGGTGAAAATAAGTAAACACTTTGGCACTCGTCTTATACAAAGGGGGATAATTCCCAAAGCACAGAATGGAGGAGAAAGAATTCTTATTATTTTTGTAAAAACGAGCTCTCTGTACAAATCCTGCTTTTATGAATTGTACTTTGTTTGTTTGTTTTACTGGTATATGGTTGTTTTGGACTCTATCATCTAAAAGATAAAAAACTTTTTCATTTGTGTTTTCTAATTCAGTCATTAAATGATCTAATAATACTTTACCACCACCCATATTAATGTAAACGGCGTCTAATAGTATCATTGCATCATTTTTTTATAGAGTTCTGAATATTTTTTTGCTATCATTTGTGGAGAATAATTCTTAATATTTTCTAACCCCGAATTTATTAAAGTTTTTTTGAATTCTGCATCATTCATTAATAATTCTATGGATTTTTTTATTTCATTTTTATCTAATGGATTTACTAAAATGGCACCTTTTCCTGCAACTTCTTTGGTAGGAGAAATATTAGAGGTAATAACGGCTACTTCTGAGGCTTGTGCTTCTAAAATAGGGAGTCCAAATCCTTCGTAGAGAGATGGAAAGCATAAAATATCGGATTCAAAATAAATTTGCTGAAGTTCTTCTTCAGAAATATTGATTTTATTTTTAAAACGAATGTTATGTTCCTTCAGATATTGTAAATGTTTTTTGCTTAGTTCACCTACAATCGTGAGTTCTACGGGTAAATCTTTTATTGCAGAGAAGGTAGTTTCTATATTTTTATTGACTCTGGTTCCTACGATTAAAATCTGTGTTATTGCATTGGGAATTTTTTCTACTTTTTTTACGGGAAAAGTAAGGCAGTTTTCTATTACGGTAATTTTATGCTCTGCCCAAGGTAATAATTCTACAATTTCTTTTTTTGTTTTCTGTGAAATGGTAGTAATGTATTTCAATCTTTTGATTGGTAAGTATACCCAAAACCAATAAAAAACCCATCTTTTCAAACCACTTAATTGAGTAAGTCCCACTAAATCATGAATGGTTAAAACAGTAGATTTTGGGTTTAGAAATATTGCGAGCCAATGGATATCTCCGGTAATGTGATTAATGGTTGTTTTTTTACTTCTAAAAAACAATATGGATTTTATAACTCCCAAGATATTTAAATCATAGGGATTGTTTATGATTTTAGTATCATACCCTAATTTATCAATTTCAGGAATAATGAAACTGAATAATTTTTCTATGCTTAGACTTTTAGTAAGTTTTCTATTGAAGAAATTTACTTTCATGATGATTGGTAATTAGTTAATAATTTTTTTCTTCATAAAGAAGAAGGTTAGAATAGTGTAAATGATAAAATCTTGAATGATGGTTGCCAGAAGAAAATAGATATCAGATTCTACTTTGAGCATCATTATGGTAAGGTTTCCTAAAAAGAGTTGTAATAGTATTCCATTTTTTCTTCTAGAAAATTGAAATAATGATAATACTACACCAAAAATAAAAAACTCTAATAAAACAAAATAAATTCCTCCTTCTAGATAAGCCCAACCGAAAGTGGTAGCTGTTTGAGAGCTTCTGTCATTTCCAGTCATCATTTTATTGAGTACCATTCCTGTATCAGAGACTGGTTTAGAAGGCAATAAGAATCTGGGCAAGAATGAAAAAGGCAAATATGGAAATCTGTCCATGTTTTTATAGTAGGTCCAGTCTTGTTCTGTTTGCACCGCATACTGTAAATTGGGATAAAGAGCAAGTCTTTCTGAATAACTATCAGAACTTTCTTTAAAAATATCAGTAAGATCTTGGCTAAAAGTTTTGGCTACGGCTAAACCTATGGCTTCTTTTTTATCCATTTTAGGGAAATGAATCAGTAAGTCCCTATAATTATTATTGATAGGATATAGTAAGAAGAAGATCACCACAAAAGTGAGTAGCCATTTTTTGGGGATACCGTTTCCTGCTAAAAAATAGGGAATTGAAATTGCAACCAGCACTACAATTACATTTTCTTTCATTCCGGAGAGCAATCCAAAGATTAGATAAAGGACAATAAAAATATAGTAACTGCTGGTAATAAATTTGTCTTTGAATCGATAAAAGAAGATTAGGTAGCCAAAAAGTAGAATATAGAATAGTTTAAGAGAATTGATGATTTGCAACAAGAAAGAGAAACTTGAGGTAGTGTTTTCTGTATATGTACCATATCCTATTACCCCAGTTAATAGGAGCACAAGTTGCATTACAAAAACAAACAATCCAGAGCCTATTAAAATAAATTTATATCTAAGGATATAGTGAAATTTTCTTGTAGAAGGTTTGCTATTTATTTTAACAAACTTGACAATGAACTCTGCTAAATTTAGAGCTAAAAGTCCAATTAAAATCGTAATGAGTGTAGGAATAATAAAAATATCATCCAGTTTAATATTGTCATACTTCCATAGATTATTATCTCCGATTTCAGTAATTACCATAAAATAGTTTAGCAACAACCCATAAAAAGTAGTGAGTCTAAACCAATCTATTACGGTTGGTTTTTTATATTTATACCAAGTTCTTAGGAATTTCATCACAGAGAGTTCCATAATAAAACCACTGATGATGAGTTCATAGATAATGGTAGACCTTTTTGTCACCTTTTCTAAAGTATAAAAACAAAAAACGAAGAATAAAAACCAAATTGTGGCTTTTATAAATAGATAGAGTTTTCTGTTTAATACTAATTTCATTTATATTTTATTCAAAAGTTCTGTTAATCTGATTTCATACGTATGATTTTTATGAAAATACTCGCATTGTATTTTAGCTATTTCATATCTTTCATTTGGCTTTTCTAGATAATATTTCATTTTTTCAATGGCTTCGTCAATTGTTTTAAAACTGTACTTTTCTGGGTCAATAGGAGAATATTCTTCTAGTGCTTTTTTATAATCGCATAATTGAAATCCCCCAATTCCATTGATTTCAAAAAATTTCACATTTACAGATTCTACTTCTGCATAATGAAAGTTATTAAATACTATTTTTGCACCTGTAATAATTTCTGCTTTTCTTTCTCCTGTAATAAATTCGTTTCTGAAATTTTCTTTTATTAGGGGGTTGAAAAATCTTTTATTAGGTACCCCAAAAATACTTAAATTAATACCATTATTAATCACTTGTTCCAACATCCTCTGTCTGTATGGATACATGCTTCCAAAAGAAACCACATCTATATTTACTTTTTTTTCATTCTCAGTTCTATCTCCTTCGTAGGGTTTATGGATTCTAGGATTTAGTGCTTCTGGGAAATAATGAGTATTGAGTTTCATTTTATTTTTCATGAAATTTACCATGAAAGGATCTTTTGTACACCAAGCATCGTATTCGGATGCAAAAATTTGTTGTACATCTAAAGTAGTAATCTGATCTGGATTGATATGAATAATTTTTGCTCCTTTAAGATTATATTTAATTTTTTTGATACATAAAGGATGAATAAATCTATATGTAGCAATTACTAATTCTGGACTTGCCTCTACAACTTTGTCTGCTAATCTATTAAATATAAGTTCATCATATTTTTTTGACAATAATCTAAACAATTGGTTATATCTCAGAGGAACCGGTATTATATCATCTAAGTCTATATGAAATATATCGTGTCCCATTACTTTTAGTGTATCATGCAAATGATATTCTAGGCTATCAAAAGCCTTACTCCCAATAATTGCTATTCTCATAATTATAATTTTTTGTAATTTATGTAAAGGAAATACAGTTTACTTACTACCGCTAATATGAAGCCAAGTAAAATTCCTTTTAAACCGAAAATATTGATAAAGATAATATTAAAAACAATACTTAAAACTCCTGATACAATGTTTGCATACAAAATCATTTTTGTTTGATGATTTGCATAAAAAATCATTTCAAAAAAGTATCCTAGTGTGAGTAAGAAATAACCTAAAGCTCCCCAAAATATTATAAAAAAACCCTCTTTATATTGAGCTGATAACAATATATTTCCTATTAATTGTAAAAATACAAGAACAAAAATAAGAAACAGTACAGCTACAGCTCCATACACTTTAGCATATTTATTAATAACTTTCTTTTTCTCAATAGTATTTATTTCTTTATTAAAGATAATAGGAGTAAGAAGTGTTGTAAAAAAAGGATAAAATAAAAGAAAAAATTTTGATCCCAGCCCTAAATTGGCATTATATAATCCTACACTCTTCTCGTCTAAAAAATATTCTATGATATACCTGTCTGTATAGGTATTTACCCAAGACCAAAAAGCCAAAATAATTAAAGGACTTGAGTAAAGGAAGAATTTTCTAAAAAATTCTTTAAATGATTCTATATGATTATTAAAATACCATTTATATTTTTTAAAAAAACAAATAATTACTCCTACAAAGCCAAATAACTGTGTAATCCATAAAATTTCTAGTCCATTTAATACTTTATTACCAAAAAAAATAAAAAAACCTAATGATGTAAGAAGAAAAATATTTTTTAGAATATTAGCAGTAGAAAATAATTTTATTTTATTATTAAGATTAAAATAATCTGTATATAAATTAAATAAAAAATTACTTACTAAAAATAGATTTATTAGAATAACTAAAAAAGGGGAAATATTATATTTAATTTTAAAAACTAAATATAATATCAAAGCATTCACTATTAAAAATACTACAAAAATTTTCAGAATATTTCTGTGTCCTATCAATTGAAGATTAGAATTATTAACCTTAATGAATTGTAAAAGTGGATTAAAAAAAACGGAAAAAAAGAAAAAATAAATTCCATAATATAAATTAAAAACCCCAAAATCACTAATAGGAATATATACCGCCACCAGTTTCCCATAAACAATCCCTATAAACGCACCTAAAATTTGAGAAAACAATAAATAATTTCTTTCTCTATTTTTAAGTAATTTTTGGATTAAACTTTTAACCTGCATTATTTATCTTCCTTTTTCTGTTATTAAAAAATATTACTACTATATAAATAATACCATTTGCTAATATATAATTTACAATTAGAGAAAAAGATGAAATCAAATCACCTCTCATTAGATAAAATGAAAGAAAAACTAGCTGGAGATAAATAACAGTTTTCCAAGATTTTTTTTCCCAACTCATTTTTCCTTCTTCATCTATTAGATATGCTAACCATGCGTAAATAATAACAAATAAAATTATCCCTAAGATTCCAAAATTAATGTAGCCTTCCCCAAAAAAATTCTGAGATACATTCCCAAATGTTAACCTTTCTATATTTGCCATATAATTTCCTGAACCGATTGGTTTATTATGCCATAATGCTCTTGGTACAAAAAACAAAAACGCTCCTAGTAATTGTTTCCCATAAGTAATCGGCACATCAAAATACGTGAGGGCAAAATTATAATAATTATCATAATGCCCTTGATTAAATTGAAAATACCCCTCAAAAAAATTCATTTTTTTTGTGAATTGGTATTCTCTAAATTTATTCAACATAGGAAAGATGATTAAGAAACAGCCTATCAGAAATACAGAAAAATATTTTACAGAAAAATATTTTCTACACCATAATATTAAAATAGGAAGATAAAGGGTGGCTACATTTGCTCTAGACATAGCAGTAGGAAATGCATTAGTAATAGCTACAAGCACTAATACCGTTATGAGAAATTTATTTTTTATAAAGATATTTCCGTTAATGACATACAGTAATACCGTCAAAGGGATTATGGAAATTAAAATATACACTTGATTTGCAAGTGCACCTAAAAGTTTATTCTGAATCTCAAAGAAAAAACCTCTTTGAAAAAAATGTACATACCCAGAATAAATAAAAATCCCTTTTATTAAAAGCGCTCCTATTAAAAAAGAGCCTAACAAGTATTCATTAATTTCTATTTTAGAAGTCTCCGTTTTGATATCTAAATCTTCTTTAAGTTTTTTTTTCTTTTTTGACAAATAATTATATATCGCATTAAATGATATAACGATTACAAAAAAAATAGTGGTTACCGTTACATATTCAAGAGGTAATAAAGTTCTGCCTCCAAAGAAAGAAGCTCTTTCGGAGAATTGAAATATGGGGATTACTCCAAAAAAAAGCAAATAAAATATATTAAAAACGGCCTTGAGGTTAAATACCTTTTCTTTGTCTTTCCATAAAAAGAAAAGACATGCTAAAATTATGCATAAAGAAAGTATATAAAAAATTACTGAATACAACGGTGACGATTTTAAAATTTAAAATTGAATTTTTCTTCGATAATTTGTTTTACGGTTTTATTTTCCTTTTTGGCTAAATATTCTATTTGGAAAATTTTGGCATCCACTAAAAATTGGTACCAAAACCCTTGTAAAAAATGCCAAATTAGTCCTTGTTTACCATCTAAAAAACCTCTTTTCAAGAAAAAGCGAAAACAAAAATAAAATAAAGCTCTAAAGAACAACGGTAATTTCAAATAAAATTGTTTATTTGATTTATGAACTAATTGTTCTGTTTCGTTTAAAAATTTATATTTTGCATCTAATCTAACTATCGCTTCTCTAGTAGAATAGTTATTATGTTTATCTGTCCAATGTACCAGAGTACTCAAATTCTCATCAACTAAATCATGGTTGAATTCTAGTATTTCGCCTGATAATACATTCATTCTTTCATCCATCATTTTATTATCAATTGATGCCTTTCCGTTTCTCCACATTCTTAGAAGCTTCATAGGATAATATCCACCATTTTTAATCCATTTCCCCATAAAATACACTCTAAGTTTAAAAACAATACCATTCACATTATGAGGAATTGTTTTTATTCTATCATTGATTTCTTTGTAAAGTTCTGGAGTTAAATATTCATCTGCATCTAATCTTAAAATCCATTCTGTATCAATATTCAGATTCTCCAAAGCCCAATTTAACTGATCAGCTTGATTGATAAATTTTCTTTGTAAAAATTTCACTCCATGATTTTGAGCAATTTCGAAAGTTCTATCCGTAGAGAAAGAATCTACAATGATGATTCTTTCTGCCAAATTTTTTACACTTTCTAGACATCTCTGAAGGTGTAACTCTTCGTTATATGTTAAAATTATCAGTGTAATCATTTTAATACATTTTGATACGCTTCAATCCACTTATAAAACTGTGAATCTATGTTATAATTTTGGTCTACTAATTTCACTGCATTTTCTCTGTACGCTGCATATTCTTGTTCTGGCAGTTCTATTATTTTATCAAAAATCTTCGCTATTTCTTCTGCACTGTTCTGGATATGGAAGCCGGCTTTGAATTCTTCTAAAATTTCCCAAGGTGTTCCCAGAGAAGCTACAACAGGTGTTCCTTGATTCAGGGCTTCAATGACAACATTTCCAAAATTTTCTGAATCACTGGTTAGAAATAGAAATTTAGATTGTGCATAATATTTTTCTTTTTCTTTTCCATCTTGGTGACCTAAGAAAATCACTTTATTATGTAAATGGTTTTCTTCTATAATTTTTAGAAGATTATTGTAAAATGTAAGTTGACTTTTTTCTCCTTTTCCTACAATGAGCAATCTGTAGTTTGAGTTTAGGAATTTCTCACTTTTGGCACAAGCTTCTATGAGTCTATCAATTCCTTTAATGGGATGGATTCTCCCTACGAATAAGAAATCATTTTGTATAGGATGATGAATTCTTTCTGGAGATTTTATTAAATTAGGAATCGTGATTACTTCTGCAGTTGGGAAAAAGTTTTTAATCTCGTTGTATTCTTTTTTTGAAGTGGCATGAAAGTAGATGTTTTTACGAAAAAATTTATACATTTTTAGTACATATTTTTTCTTTTTTTGGTTATAAATCAAGGCCTTTTCACTTAATTCTCCTCTTGGAGAGATAATGATTTTTTTATTTGGAAAAAAAATTACGGTTATTAAAAAACAAAACACTGAAAATGGACTGAAAACACTGGTAATATGTATTGCATCTACTCTTTTCAACAAGTATATCATTAATTTAAGCCATTTTAAATAGCTTAATGAATCATCATAGTAGGTAATTCCAGCCTTATTTTTATAGAACTTATTCAGTTTTACTTTATTTTTCTCTATGCCTATATTGGTTGTTAGAATGTAAATTTTATGTCCTAATAAAGAGAGTTCTTTAGTAATTGCATACACACTATTACATGGCCCCCCAGTTTGTGAGGGATAAAATGTATGTATGGGGAAAAATATATTCATTTTTTCTTGTACTAATTTAATTTTTTATCACTTGTTTATTTACTCTTTATAAACTCTTATTTATATTTTTCATTCTTTGAACTTTAGTATTTAAAGTCTCAGTTAGCATTTTTTTTATCCAAAAGTTTATATAATATTTTTTTATGATATTTCTACTTTTTTAGAATGTATTCTATAATAATAAATAGTAAATGATAATGTAATCACTGAAATCAATAAAATGGCTATTACCATAGAATAAGCCCCGCTAAATATGGTGTAATTTACTAATAATATAAACAATATTAAAATAGTAATTTCTCTAAAAAGTCTTATTAAAAACATTTGCCAATTCAGAGATTTAGATAAGTACGCTTGCTCAAAAACATTATTTACACTAGAAAAAATGGTATTAAAAACAGAAATTGTAAGAATTACACTTAATCCAGAAAAACTTTTACCATAAAAATTTGAGATAAAATCTCCAAATAAGAAGACTCCTAAAGATAAACAAGAAGTAACTATAACATTGATTAAAATTGTAATATTTAAAATTCTATTGTGAGAATACGCATCATCATTATAATAAGAAAAATATGAAAGAATTACATTTCTTAGAATGCCTGGAATAAATAAGATAGCGGAATTCCATTGAATAGCGGCGTTATAAATTCCTAGTTCACTATGGCCTGAGAACTTAATTAATAAAACTGTCATAATAAATCCGCTTAAAGATCGGATAATGTCTTGTAATGCAACTGGAGTAGAATATGATACTATATTTTTTAGTATTGATTTATCACTACTGATCTCTAATTTTATGTGACTTGTTGTATTGTAGACTAATAAATAGTTTAATAAAGCATTAATTAGTTGCGTAATGATTAAGGCATAGATTGCGCCTAAAAAATTAAGATAATACACCAATACTATTGTGGAGATAAAAGAAACAAAGCCAATTATAATATTAATTTTTGCTAAATCTCTAAATTTTCTAAAACCAGAAATGATGCCTATTTGTGTAGAAGTAAGTGAATTAATTATAATTAGAATAGAGAGTAATTTAACTGTATTTTCTAAATGGGGCACTTCTAGCACATTGTCTGCAAAATATTTTGAAAAAATAAATATGATGAATGCCACCGCCACACTGAAAATTAAAGTAATCCTATTGGCATATTTAATAAACCATCTGAGTTTATGTGCATGTTCACTATTTTTGGTATAATCTGCCACAAATTTTGTTGCCGTAAAACCTAGCCCAAAATTAGAAATTACACTCATAAAGAGTACCATATTTTTAATGGCACTGTATTCTCCATAAATATCTTTTCCTAATTGTCTCGCCACATAAATACCAGCTACCAGCCCTAAACCTCTCCCAACAAGATTACCTACAATAGACCAGAAAGAATCATTGATAAGTTTACTATTTAGCAGTCTATTTTTAAACTGGTCTACTAATTTCATTTTCAAAAGATAAATTTTACTATAAAGAGTTATCTGCTATACCTTTTAAAACACCTTTTACATCGTACAATATAGCATTTTCTTTTCTAAGAAACGAAAAATCCATATCCAAAAATTCTTTATGTGCTACTCCTAATACAATAGCATCAAATTTAGCATTAGGCTCTTCATTAGTACTCCATATGCTATACTCGTGATATACTTCTTCAGGATTTGCCCACGGATCAAAAGTCGTCACTTTTACCCCAAAATCTTCTAATGCTTTGATTACGTCTACGATTTTGGTATTTCTTACATCTGGACAGTTTTCTTTAAAAGTGATTCCTAGCATTAAGATTTCGGCACCATTCACATTGATGTCTTTCTTAATCATGGTTTTGATGACTTGTTCTGCTACATATTGCCCCATAGAATCATTCAGTCTTCTTCCTGCCAAAATAATTTCTGGGTGGTAACCAAATTCTTGTGCTTTTTGTGCCAAATAATAAGGGTCTACTCCGATGCAGTGTCCGCCAACCAAACCTGGTTTAAAAGGCAAGAAATTCCATTTGGTTCCTGCAGCTTTTAACACTTCATGGGTATCAATATTCATGAGATTGAATATTTTAGCCAATTCATTTACAAAAGCGATATTGATGTCTCTTTGAGAATTTTCAATGACTTTAGCTGCTTCTGCCACCTTGATGGTAGGTGCTAAATGGGTTCCTGCTGTAATCACAGATTTATATAAATTATCTACAATTTTTCCAATTTCTGGGGTAGAACCTGAGGTTACTTTCAGAATTTTTTCTACGGTATGTTCTTTGTCTCCCGGATTGAT is part of the Cloacibacterium normanense genome and encodes:
- a CDS encoding O-antigen polymerase, with product MYSVIFYILSLCIILACLFFLWKDKEKVFNLKAVFNIFYLLFFGVIPIFQFSERASFFGGRTLLPLEYVTVTTIFFVIVISFNAIYNYLSKKKKKLKEDLDIKTETSKIEINEYLLGSFLIGALLIKGIFIYSGYVHFFQRGFFFEIQNKLLGALANQVYILISIIPLTVLLYVINGNIFIKNKFLITVLVLVAITNAFPTAMSRANVATLYLPILILWCRKYFSVKYFSVFLIGCFLIIFPMLNKFREYQFTKKMNFFEGYFQFNQGHYDNYYNFALTYFDVPITYGKQLLGAFLFFVPRALWHNKPIGSGNYMANIERLTFGNVSQNFFGEGYINFGILGIILFVIIYAWLAYLIDEEGKMSWEKKSWKTVIYLQLVFLSFYLMRGDLISSFSLIVNYILANGIIYIVVIFFNNRKRKINNAG
- a CDS encoding glycosyltransferase family 2 protein, coding for MITLIILTYNEELHLQRCLESVKNLAERIIIVDSFSTDRTFEIAQNHGVKFLQRKFINQADQLNWALENLNIDTEWILRLDADEYLTPELYKEINDRIKTIPHNVNGIVFKLRVYFMGKWIKNGGYYPMKLLRMWRNGKASIDNKMMDERMNVLSGEILEFNHDLVDENLSTLVHWTDKHNNYSTREAIVRLDAKYKFLNETEQLVHKSNKQFYLKLPLFFRALFYFCFRFFLKRGFLDGKQGLIWHFLQGFWYQFLVDAKIFQIEYLAKKENKTVKQIIEEKFNFKF
- a CDS encoding glycosyltransferase family 4 protein; translated protein: MYKFFRKNIYFHATSKKEYNEIKNFFPTAEVITIPNLIKSPERIHHPIQNDFLFVGRIHPIKGIDRLIEACAKSEKFLNSNYRLLIVGKGEKSQLTFYNNLLKIIEENHLHNKVIFLGHQDGKEKEKYYAQSKFLFLTSDSENFGNVVIEALNQGTPVVASLGTPWEILEEFKAGFHIQNSAEEIAKIFDKIIELPEQEYAAYRENAVKLVDQNYNIDSQFYKWIEAYQNVLK
- a CDS encoding oligosaccharide flippase family protein gives rise to the protein MKLVDQFKNRLLNSKLINDSFWSIVGNLVGRGLGLVAGIYVARQLGKDIYGEYSAIKNMVLFMSVISNFGLGFTATKFVADYTKNSEHAHKLRWFIKYANRITLIFSVAVAFIIFIFSKYFADNVLEVPHLENTVKLLSILIIINSLTSTQIGIISGFRKFRDLAKINIIIGFVSFISTIVLVYYLNFLGAIYALIITQLINALLNYLLVYNTTSHIKLEISSDKSILKNIVSYSTPVALQDIIRSLSGFIMTVLLIKFSGHSELGIYNAAIQWNSAILFIPGILRNVILSYFSYYNDDAYSHNRILNITILINVIVTSCLSLGVFLFGDFISNFYGKSFSGLSVILTISVFNTIFSSVNNVFEQAYLSKSLNWQMFLIRLFREITILILFILLVNYTIFSGAYSMVIAILLISVITLSFTIYYYRIHSKKVEIS
- a CDS encoding nucleotide sugar dehydrogenase produces the protein MSHKITIIGLGYVGLPLARLFATKYPVVGFDINTSRVQELKSGKDATLEVEDHLLQSVLLNENPSKDKTGLFCSDQIEDIADSNIYIITVPTPVDKNNRPVLTPLYKSSKTVGKVLKKGDIVIYESTVYPGVTEEECIPVLEKVSGLTFNVDFFAGYSPERINPGDKEHTVEKILKVTSGSTPEIGKIVDNLYKSVITAGTHLAPTIKVAEAAKVIENSQRDINIAFVNELAKIFNLMNIDTHEVLKAAGTKWNFLPFKPGLVGGHCIGVDPYYLAQKAQEFGYHPEIILAGRRLNDSMGQYVAEQVIKTMIKKDINVNGAEILMLGITFKENCPDVRNTKIVDVIKALEDFGVKVTTFDPWANPEEVYHEYSIWSTNEEPNAKFDAIVLGVAHKEFLDMDFSFLRKENAILYDVKGVLKGIADNSL